In the Leptospira sp. WS4.C2 genome, one interval contains:
- a CDS encoding response regulator, translating to MTESILKHVLIVEDEEDIVEILRIALEFNSTYQVSFAKTGPEGLQKAIILQPDLILLDVLMPGMNGMELIEELKIFPETKSIPVAFMTSRVLKNEILEYQKRGGIGVIEKPFAPLEIADKIKTLWEDSKKMQ from the coding sequence ATGACAGAATCTATCTTAAAACATGTGTTAATCGTTGAAGACGAAGAAGATATTGTGGAAATACTTCGGATTGCTTTAGAATTCAATTCAACCTATCAAGTAAGTTTTGCAAAAACCGGCCCAGAAGGATTACAAAAGGCAATCATTTTGCAACCCGACTTGATCTTGTTAGATGTTTTGATGCCTGGAATGAATGGAATGGAGCTCATTGAAGAGTTAAAAATATTTCCAGAAACCAAATCGATTCCTGTTGCCTTTATGACTTCTCGTGTTTTAAAAAATGAAATTTTGGAATACCAAAAAAGAGGAGGCATCGGCGTGATTGAAAAACCCTTTGCCCCTCTTGAAATTGCTGATAAAATCAAAACCCTTTGGGAAGATTCGAAAAAAATGCAGTAA
- a CDS encoding adenosine kinase codes for MKHYDVFGVGNALVDIIAFIDPNFLQKQNITKGVMTLVDESRQGQILADLHDEKKELRSGGSAANTMIAIANSGGTCCYTGKVTHDTYGEFYKKDMEDAGVLFETIPDVNGHTGTCVVLTTPDAERTMLTNLAISTSLGPNDIDVENLKKSKFVYVEGYLWDGDSTKKASELTMKVAKENNVKVSFTYSDPFCVNRSRDEFIHLTKEYVDVVFCNTEEGLALSGAKTAEEAVEFISKLCPLVFMTSGKEGAYVAENGKITLVPGFPVKPIDTTGAGDAFAAGVLYGLTQGYSSQKSARWGNYVASRIVCEVGPRLSVRLMGRQDEILEGFKET; via the coding sequence ATGAAGCATTACGACGTATTCGGTGTAGGGAACGCCCTGGTAGATATCATTGCCTTTATTGATCCCAATTTTTTACAAAAACAAAATATCACCAAGGGTGTGATGACTCTTGTAGATGAGTCTAGGCAAGGTCAAATTCTTGCCGACCTTCATGATGAAAAGAAAGAACTTCGCTCTGGTGGAAGTGCCGCAAACACAATGATCGCCATTGCAAACTCCGGTGGAACTTGTTGTTATACGGGAAAAGTCACTCATGATACTTATGGTGAATTCTATAAAAAAGATATGGAAGACGCAGGAGTTTTGTTTGAAACTATTCCTGATGTTAATGGTCACACTGGTACTTGTGTTGTATTAACTACTCCTGATGCCGAAAGAACCATGCTTACCAATCTTGCTATCTCTACATCCCTTGGTCCCAATGATATTGATGTAGAAAACTTAAAAAAGAGTAAGTTTGTTTATGTAGAAGGTTATTTATGGGATGGTGATTCTACAAAAAAAGCAAGTGAACTGACCATGAAAGTGGCAAAGGAAAATAATGTAAAAGTATCTTTTACTTATAGTGATCCTTTTTGTGTAAATCGTTCTAGGGATGAATTTATCCATCTAACAAAAGAATATGTGGATGTTGTTTTTTGTAATACAGAAGAAGGTTTAGCACTCAGTGGAGCAAAAACTGCAGAAGAAGCTGTTGAATTTATATCCAAACTTTGCCCGCTTGTGTTTATGACTTCAGGGAAAGAAGGGGCTTATGTAGCCGAAAATGGTAAAATCACTTTAGTTCCAGGTTTTCCTGTAAAACCGATTGATACGACAGGAGCTGGGGATGCCTTTGCCGCTGGAGTTTTGTATGGACTGACCCAAGGGTATTCATCACAAAAATCAGCTCGTTGGGGAAATTATGTGGCCTCTCGCATTGTTTGTGAAGTGGGACCTCGTTTGTCTGTTCGCCTGATGGGAAGACAAGACGAGATTTTAGAAGGGTTTAAAGAGACTTAA